A single Tuberibacillus sp. Marseille-P3662 DNA region contains:
- a CDS encoding class I SAM-dependent methyltransferase codes for MGKWFPAIYDTLMAPLERQKFKEIRRDLLGKATGHVLEIGSGTGVNFPYYLQPCHVTAIEPNPEMINNSLDNINNSLVPIDIHLGKAEELPYKDNSFDTVVATLVFCTIPDPQKALDDIHRVLKPGGSLVLFEHVSMDHPVLSKLQDALTPLWKRLCDGCHLNRDTLTLVENTGFYIKKVDSMSKGLFLTIECYNHE; via the coding sequence TTGGGCAAATGGTTTCCTGCCATTTATGATACATTGATGGCTCCGCTTGAGCGCCAAAAATTTAAAGAGATCAGAAGGGATCTGCTCGGAAAAGCTACAGGTCATGTATTAGAGATCGGTAGTGGTACAGGTGTCAATTTTCCTTATTATTTGCAACCTTGTCATGTGACAGCGATAGAACCGAATCCTGAGATGATCAATAATTCCCTAGATAATATTAACAATTCGTTAGTGCCAATTGATATCCATTTAGGGAAAGCAGAGGAGCTTCCCTACAAGGATAATAGCTTTGATACTGTTGTAGCGACGTTGGTATTTTGCACCATTCCGGATCCTCAAAAAGCATTGGATGATATCCATCGTGTTTTAAAGCCAGGTGGAAGTCTTGTATTATTTGAACATGTCAGTATGGATCATCCCGTTCTTTCGAAATTACAGGACGCATTAACCCCTTTATGGAAACGACTTTGTGACGGCTGTCATCTCAACCGGGACACGTTGACGTTAGTTGAGAATACTGGCTTTTATATAAAAAAGGTCGATTCCATGTCAAAGGGGCTCTTTTTGACGATTGAATGTTATAACCATGAATGA
- a CDS encoding DUF4396 domain-containing protein — MIGLETIAWIAIVIGILQAIVITIDVSRYPQTMMPIMNIVWPLTGLYFPIMGIWAYYGLAKNNGDDHSEHMEHDHGNMNHHHNHMGHHGHNSKPFWQSVFVSTTHCSSGCSLGDMIGVPIVALTGLTIAGNTLFADYLVEFILAYIFGIAFQYYGMGFKKQDEPGKALKNAIKADTWSLIAFEIGMFGWMALAHYVFFVQMPESTTAVFWFMMQIAMMLGFLTSYPANWVLVKKGIKHAM, encoded by the coding sequence ATGATCGGGTTAGAAACGATAGCATGGATCGCTATTGTCATAGGCATTCTACAGGCCATTGTGATCACGATAGATGTAAGTCGATATCCGCAAACAATGATGCCGATCATGAATATTGTTTGGCCGCTCACAGGTCTATACTTTCCGATTATGGGCATTTGGGCTTATTATGGATTGGCAAAGAACAATGGAGATGATCATTCGGAGCATATGGAGCACGATCATGGAAACATGAACCATCATCATAATCACATGGGACACCATGGCCATAACAGCAAACCTTTTTGGCAAAGTGTTTTTGTTTCAACAACTCATTGCAGTAGCGGTTGCTCATTGGGAGATATGATCGGTGTTCCTATTGTTGCTCTAACAGGTCTAACGATCGCTGGAAACACTCTGTTTGCTGATTATTTGGTTGAATTTATTCTGGCTTATATTTTTGGCATTGCTTTTCAATATTACGGGATGGGATTTAAAAAACAGGATGAACCAGGAAAAGCTCTAAAGAATGCGATCAAAGCCGATACCTGGTCACTGATTGCTTTTGAGATCGGTATGTTCGGATGGATGGCGCTTGCTCATTATGTGTTTTTCGTTCAAATGCCTGAATCCACCACCGCGGTCTTCTGGTTTATGATGCAGATCGCTATGATGCTAGGATTCCTTACAAGTTATCCAGCCAATTGGGTGTTGGTAAAGAAAGGTATCAAACATGCCATGTAG
- a CDS encoding metal-sensitive transcriptional regulator encodes MDDVQNNTELTMQPDKKPATPRTSDEKQQMMNRLKRVEGQVRGIQKMIEDDRYCVDVLIQLSAIKSALDKVGYSLMERHTKHCVTHAIQEGDGEAYIDELMKVVQQFSK; translated from the coding sequence ATGGATGATGTCCAAAACAATACGGAATTAACCATGCAGCCCGATAAAAAGCCGGCTACACCAAGAACATCTGACGAAAAACAGCAGATGATGAACCGTTTGAAACGTGTAGAAGGTCAAGTCAGGGGTATACAGAAGATGATTGAAGACGACCGATATTGTGTTGATGTTTTGATTCAGCTTTCCGCCATTAAATCAGCATTAGATAAAGTCGGTTATTCGTTAATGGAACGGCATACGAAACATTGCGTAACCCATGCTATCCAGGAAGGTGACGGCGAAGCATATATTGATGAATTGATGAAGGTTGTCCAGCAGTTCTCTAAATAG
- a CDS encoding YnfA family protein, which translates to MMYSVLVFILAGLAEIGGGYLIWLWLREGHSFYWGLLGGLTLALYGVIATFQVFPSFGRVYAAYGGVFIILSILWGWGIDRKVPDLYDWIGAGICLVGVSVMLWAPRH; encoded by the coding sequence ATGATGTATTCTGTTCTGGTATTTATACTTGCGGGGTTGGCTGAAATCGGTGGAGGGTACCTTATTTGGCTTTGGTTAAGAGAAGGTCACTCTTTCTATTGGGGACTTTTGGGTGGTCTAACTCTGGCTTTGTATGGCGTGATCGCGACGTTTCAAGTGTTTCCTTCTTTTGGAAGGGTTTATGCTGCCTATGGTGGGGTGTTTATTATTCTCTCGATTTTGTGGGGTTGGGGCATTGATAGAAAGGTTCCCGATCTATACGACTGGATTGGCGCTGGGATTTGTTTAGTCGGTGTATCAGTGATGCTGTGGGCGCCACGTCACTGA
- the arsC gene encoding arsenate reductase (thioredoxin), which translates to MSKPIIYFLCTGNSFRSQMAEGWGHKYLDGQYEVHSAGIEAHGMNPKAVEAMKEVGIDISDQESKIIDAELLNKADYVITLCGDAKDKCPMTPPHVQRDHWGFEDPAQAEGTEDERWDVYRRVRDDIGDRIKQFARLSK; encoded by the coding sequence ATGTCAAAACCGATCATTTATTTTCTTTGCACCGGCAATTCCTTTCGGAGTCAAATGGCTGAAGGATGGGGGCACAAATATTTGGACGGTCAATATGAGGTCCATTCCGCAGGCATCGAAGCGCACGGGATGAATCCGAAAGCGGTTGAGGCCATGAAAGAAGTTGGGATCGATATTTCCGATCAGGAATCAAAGATCATTGATGCTGAGCTTTTAAATAAGGCTGATTATGTCATTACCCTTTGTGGGGATGCGAAAGACAAATGTCCCATGACGCCCCCTCATGTCCAGCGTGATCATTGGGGATTTGAAGACCCAGCTCAAGCAGAAGGAACCGAAGACGAACGATGGGATGTGTATCGTCGGGTCCGTGATGACATTGGCGACCGTATCAAGCAATTTGCGCGGCTTTCAAAGTGA